The following nucleotide sequence is from Acidobacteriota bacterium.
CTGAGCTGTGGTGTCGGCTTGAAAAACTGGGACGCACACCCCAGATAATAAAAGGATTAGGCTTAAAAACAGAATTCTCATGTGAGGATAATTGAAGCGTGTAAAGTAGGACTTTTCAGGAAAGATTGAATTGTGCATTGTACCTTAAATCTCTAATTTTGAAAGAGTGTCGTTCAAAGAAATCATTTTTGGGCTTGCACTCGGGCTGGATTTCCACCACAGTTTGATTCTTTGATCGGGGTCGGCTGTTGTACAGGCTTCCGGTTAAACCTGAATCTCCTCATTTTGTTCCCAAACTACTCCTCTTCTGTTCACGGCTATGTCTACCTCATCAATTGTGAAATTCCCGGCACTCAGCCAGGTTTGTTTAAAATGTATTGCCTGCGAGTCCACTTTTGACACGGCTCAAAATCTGTACACCTGCGAAAAGTGCGGTGATTTGCTTGATGTTTCCTATGAATGGAACTCACGCCTGGTCTCGGACTATCGAAAACTGTTCGATACCCGCCGGGCATCGGCAAATCCGCTGGATATCAGCGGCGTCTGGCGCTTTCGGGAACTCCTCCCCTTCTATACCTCCGAATCACAAATTGTGACCATGTTTGAAGGCAACACCGCCATGTTTGATGCGCCTCGGAGCGCACAATATGCCGGGTTGCGCCAGTTGCGGTTGAAACATCAGGGATTAAATCCCACTGGTTCTTTCAAAGATAATGGCATGACCACCGGCACGACTCAGGCCAATCGGATGCACGCCAGGGCGGTTGCCTGTGCCAGTACGGGCAATACGTCGGCATCAATGGCAGCCTATGCGGCTCGTGCGGGAATGAAAGGCATTGTGTTTATCCCTGGTGGTCAGATTGCCTATGGGAAACTCTCACAAAGCATGGACTATGGGGCGATGACGCTTCAGATTGATGGTGATTTTGATGCGGCCATGAGTATCGTCCAGGAGATTGCCCGGGAAACGGATATCTATTTGTTAAATTCGATCAATCCATTTCGATTGGAAGGCCAGAAAACCATTGCCTTTGAGATGCTCCAGCAACTGCAATGGCAGGTTCCAGACCGGGTTGTCTTGCCTGGCGGAAACCTCGGGAATAGTTCGGCGATTGGGAAGGGTTTGAAGGAAATGTATTCACTTGGTGTCATTGATCGCCTTCCCAAAATCACCATCATTCAAGCTGAAGGAGCCAGTCCGCTGGCGCAGTACTGGTCCAGTCCATCGGGAACCCCTTTCAAATCAGTCGAAAAGGCCACAACGCTGGCCACGGCGATCAAAATTGGCAATCCGGTTTCCTGGGCAAAAGCCATTCGGGCACTTGAGTGGACCAACGGCACCTGCATTTCCGTGTCAGAACAGGAAATCGCCGATGCCAAAGCCATGATCGGACGCGATGGCATTGGGTGTGAACCAGCCTCGGCCACAACCGTCGCTGGAATCAGAAAGATGGTCGCCGCTGGACAACTGGATCCGGATGAAGTTGTGGTCGGCATCCTGACTGGAAATGTGCTCAAAGATCCTGATTACACGATCCAATATCACTTAGGAGAACTTTATCAAAAGTCCGAACGTCGAACTGAGATCGTAAAGGCAGACTCTCTCCTTCATTCAACGTTTGCCAACCAACCAATCCAGGTTGCGGCTGACAAAAAAGAGATTTACAAGGTGCTTGAACACATTCTTTCAGAGGAACACAACAACTGAGGTCGCTATGTTTGGTTTAAGTTTTACGGAACTGGTGTTTATTTTTTTTGTGGCACTTTTGATTTTCGGTCCGCGCAAACTGCCCGAAATTGGTCGCACCCTGGGAAAAATGATGAATCAATTTCGACAGGCGTCAAATGAGTTCAAACGCGCCTGGGAAGCCGAAGTTGACCTTGAATCCACCCGGCAAGCCCTCCAGGTGGTTAAAGACCCAATCGGTTCCATTGTTCCCGCCGTTACAGCTTCCCTGACGGCCCCGTTAGGGTCCAAACCAGCCGTTTCACTGGCCAAAGCTGAATCCTCCGGTCCGACTGATCCTCCGCCCCCAACCATTGAAGAGTTTATTCCCCCAGCACCCGAAATTTCGGCCAGCCCAGTTGCAGTCAGCCGAGGTCGTTCGGCGGCTTCCGTGGCCTCACGTCCGACTCCCTCACCTCAACCCACAATCAGCCCGGTTATCGAAGGATTTGAGGGCTAAATACCATGGAGTCAGTAGCCAGTAGTCAGTAGCCAGTAGTTCGCTAAGTTTATTTGATTGAATTACTTGACTGTCTTCTCATACAAGTATTCCATTGGAAAATGGTATTATTCCACTTTTACATCAACATCTGGTAGTTACAGAAAGCGAAATGGTTGGAAGCGTTGAATTTCCTCAACCTCAACCATTGAGCCCTTATTGATATTCTTTATGGCAGAAACACCGATAACCCAAGGCACAACCGAACTGGAACCCGAAGGCGCCATGGGGTTCCTCGATCATCTCGAAGAACTCCGCCAGCGCATTTTTAGTGTCGCAATTTTTCTCGTGGTGGCCTTTCTGGTGTGCTGGGGATTTTCAAAACCGATTTATAATTTTCTCTCGGTCCCCGTCTCTGAAGCGCTCCGCAAAGCCAAGTTTATGGCGGTCAAAGCCACCAGCCGGGTTCAGGAATTAAAAGAACTGGAAAACGGCAAGGTTGTAACTTTTATTTTTGAAAAAGGAGTGACGGTTGAAAAGGTAAGTATTCCGACCGGCACCACGGTTCAGGCAAAGGTTGTCCGAGATCCCGGCCAGCCGCTCCGCATGGTAACAATTCAGCCCATCGTGATTGGGAAACGCATTTTGCCTGAAGGATTTCAATTGCCTTCCGACCTGCTTCCGCCAGATACCGACCCTGCAAGTCAACTGGTGGTTCACACCGTGCAGGGGGCCTTTAACCTGTATGTCAAAGTGGCTTTTTACGCCGCGATTTTCTTTTCAATCCCTTACATTCTCTATCAGATTTATATTTTTGTGTCTCCGGGGCTGTATGAACACGAAAAAAGCTATGTCTGGCCAGTGATCATCATGGGGACGTTTTTCTTCCTGCTTGGGGCGACATTCGGCTATTACATCGCCTTTCCAAGGGCCTGTGATTTCCTTATCGGCGAAGCCGAAAACTTCCAACCCTATATCGAAGCCAATGAATACTTTGACCTGATCATCACCATTATTCTCGGGTTAGGATTAGTCTTTGAAATTCCGACCGTGGTGTATTTTCTCGCGCGATTGGGGCTGGTCACGGCTGGATTCTTGCTCAGAATGTGGCGGTTTGCCGTGGTCGCGATTCTGATTTTAGCCGCCGTTCTCTCCCCCACTTCCGATATCCCCAACATGATGATTTTTGCCGTTCCAATGCTGTTGTTGTACTACTTCAGCGTCGGCATTGCCTTTGTGTTTAACCGTCCCCGAAAGGAAGTGGTTAGTGGTTAGTGGTGCCAGTTAAGGGTTGAAGCCGGTTTTGGTTCTCAGCCCAGGAACTGGGTGTCGGCTCGTAGCCCAGGGCGAGTCTTCGAGCCCTGGGAATCTGGTCATTCCCCACCCTTTTCCCGCCCAGCCAGCCGCCGTAGGCGGCGGCTGGCTGGGCGGGGGAAATCTGGATCTGACCTGCATCCGGTGGTGGCGCGTCCAAAGCGACGCTGACCACCGGCTAACTTTGCTCCATCCCTTCGGGATGAAAACCAAAAACCACTTCAAACCTTAACTGGCATCACTAACCACTAACCACTTTCTTCATTCTTCATTCTTCATTCTTCTTCACTGTGGCGTCCATTTTTTCTGATAAATAATCACTCCGGAGCGGCGCATGGCCTCTGAGCCAAAAAGTCGGAGTGACAGTGTTTTGGCATCAAAAAAGCCACGCTCTCGCAGCCACGATTTGGCATCAAAGTCATGATCAAAGTGCATGGGATGGGCTTTGGTTGGCCCAAAAGCGATAGAGGCCACCAGTTTCCCTCCGGGGGCCAACCGGCTGACCAAAAATTCCAGCGTTTCAACCGGGTCAGCTAAATGCTCAAGCACATCCAATAGAATAATGGTGTCATACTGGCTCTCCAGGCGACGGCGGTCACTGGCAAAGGTGATCCGGAGTTTTCGTTCACGAGCACGCCAACGGGCAAACTGTTGTGTTTCCCCATCAACATCAAAGTAGGTCACTTCACGATCCCCGCGTGCGGCCAGTTCTAACGAGAGGTCCCCAATACCCGCACCGTAATCCAACACCCGGCCACGGGCCTGTGAGATCACATCCAGGGTAAACACTATGTGCTTGTAAGCCAGGTGAAATTGCGCCAGGTCATAGATGTAATAGCCTGAATTTTGTCGGTACCAGGTTTCAAGTTCTTCAGGCGTCGTTGGCGGCTGGGCATTCCAGCTCGCAGCCAACGCACCCGTGCTGGTTAACAGTGCTTCCTGAATGTGTTCCGGGGTTTCACCAGTAAAATCCACCAGTGAAAAGAGCATGTCTTCCAGGTTCTTCCGATGTCGATCCCGAGCCATCCAGCACAGGGCCAGCGAGACAATCATCCACGAAGTCACGGACCCAATATGTGGCCCCTGCCCTCCCACAAACCAGAGGAGTCCCGCGACACCAATCACAATCACCGGAATCAGGGCTAATTGCTTTTGAGACAAGAGCAAAATCAGCAAATGGACGGCCATCGCCGTTAACAATACCCCGGTTTCAAGGGTCAGAACTTTATTGCTAAGGAGCAATCCAAGGCCAAGGCTATCACCCGCCGCATAGACAAAGGGAATGTAGCTAAGTAATTCCGGCTTTTTTTGCTTGCGCTGAACCTGTCGAAAAACCTCACGCACCGCCCAGTTGGTTGACAACACAAACCCCGCCGCGCCAACCATCAACCCACAATCCTTGAGTGACCGACCAACCAGCGGCGTTGAAAGCAAGAACAACCCACCCAAAATCCATCGGATTCGGATGGTCCAGGAATACTTTTTGTGTTCTTCAATGGTAAGGAAAAGATACTTGGGGAGGTAAAAAACAGCGATGCTAAGGGCAATTGCGAGCAGCGTCAATTTGGTGATGTTGCCCCAGCTCAACAATCGGCGAGTGACATTCACCAGGACCCCAAAAAAAACAAGGTTGAGGGCGATCATCCCGACCCCAACCTGCGCATACTGATTCAGAAATGTTTCTTGCTGACGATAATTCACAGTGGCTTCAGAGTTTAGCCAACCGGCAGAAATCCCAGAATTAAACGTGGACACCCAGCCGATCAGCACATTTGAAAATTGAAAGCCCTAACACACAGGCAATCATTGAAGTGAAAAAGAATTCAAGTGGTTTAAAAACAGCGTACCCAACAATCGGAAGACCCAGAATGCCAGTAATGGCACCCACCACTTTGAGAATAACAAAGACCAATTCAATTCCAAAATACATCAACCAAACTTTGGCATAGACAACACCCATCCGTTTGATGGTATCAAGCCCAACGAGTGGGTTCATCACCGCCCCAAACGACTGACTAAACCCGGCCACAAGCATCGCCATTGGGTAATAAAACACAGCCCACAGAAGTGATAGGGTTCCCAACAATCCAAATGAAAAAGGCCAGAGAAGCAATGGAGCATCACCTAACGACATGCCGATGGTGTCATCAATACCAGTTGTTCGCACGATAAGTGCTGGTCCAAACACAATCAACCAGACACTGATGCCAAGAAAGGCAACCCCTCTCAAATCTTCAAAATCAAGGAGCACGCTTTCCTCCAGGCGACCATCAGAAATCCGTCGAATGATAATCGAGAGATACCCAACCATCATCAAACTGGCTATTCCATCGTGGATGAATCCAATTGCAGTAATCATGAATGCGGCAATGGCAAACATCACGAAGTGTTTAAATGGGTAGGCCAACGATTGAACGAGATCCTCCATTCCAAAGCCGGATTTCTGAAACGACTGGCGCTGCATTTGCTTTGTGGCTTCAGAGTATTTTTGACAAAGCTGGCCACAAAGGGAACAAATCGCACCGGAAGCAACAGCATTGACACATCCTTTGCACAAGACGGCACCGCAGCCCCGGCAGAGATATTCGGGTGCTGATTGCGGGTGGTTATGGCACACGGCGGTTGCCACTCCACCAGTTCCAGGTTGACTATAGGCGGCATACGAAGCGGCCTGACTTCCAGTCGCTCGGCTTGCTCCGACGGCACCATAGCTGGCACCTGCCCCGGCAGCACTAGCCTGATGCTGGCCGGCGCCATGCCCGGCACCGCCGCTGTGGGAGTATGAGGCCCCAGTACTTTGAGCCGCTCCACCTACCGGCGCGGGTGTGGCCTGGCCAGTGGCGCCACTCAACAAATTCCGAATCATTGGAATATTTTTGGCCTCGGTCCAGGCAAGATTACCGCGTTTGACTTTATCACCGGGCTGAACATACCCATCTTGAACCCAGGCTTTCATGGTTTCAGTATCCGCTTCGTAAATCTGTCCCTCGATTTCAACTTGCCAAA
It contains:
- a CDS encoding threonine synthase, with the translated sequence MSTSSIVKFPALSQVCLKCIACESTFDTAQNLYTCEKCGDLLDVSYEWNSRLVSDYRKLFDTRRASANPLDISGVWRFRELLPFYTSESQIVTMFEGNTAMFDAPRSAQYAGLRQLRLKHQGLNPTGSFKDNGMTTGTTQANRMHARAVACASTGNTSASMAAYAARAGMKGIVFIPGGQIAYGKLSQSMDYGAMTLQIDGDFDAAMSIVQEIARETDIYLLNSINPFRLEGQKTIAFEMLQQLQWQVPDRVVLPGGNLGNSSAIGKGLKEMYSLGVIDRLPKITIIQAEGASPLAQYWSSPSGTPFKSVEKATTLATAIKIGNPVSWAKAIRALEWTNGTCISVSEQEIADAKAMIGRDGIGCEPASATTVAGIRKMVAAGQLDPDEVVVGILTGNVLKDPDYTIQYHLGELYQKSERRTEIVKADSLLHSTFANQPIQVAADKKEIYKVLEHILSEEHNN
- a CDS encoding twin-arginine translocase TatA/TatE family subunit, with the translated sequence MFGLSFTELVFIFFVALLIFGPRKLPEIGRTLGKMMNQFRQASNEFKRAWEAEVDLESTRQALQVVKDPIGSIVPAVTASLTAPLGSKPAVSLAKAESSGPTDPPPPTIEEFIPPAPEISASPVAVSRGRSAASVASRPTPSPQPTISPVIEGFEG
- the tatC gene encoding twin-arginine translocase subunit TatC codes for the protein MAETPITQGTTELEPEGAMGFLDHLEELRQRIFSVAIFLVVAFLVCWGFSKPIYNFLSVPVSEALRKAKFMAVKATSRVQELKELENGKVVTFIFEKGVTVEKVSIPTGTTVQAKVVRDPGQPLRMVTIQPIVIGKRILPEGFQLPSDLLPPDTDPASQLVVHTVQGAFNLYVKVAFYAAIFFSIPYILYQIYIFVSPGLYEHEKSYVWPVIIMGTFFFLLGATFGYYIAFPRACDFLIGEAENFQPYIEANEYFDLIITIILGLGLVFEIPTVVYFLARLGLVTAGFLLRMWRFAVVAILILAAVLSPTSDIPNMMIFAVPMLLLYYFSVGIAFVFNRPRKEVVSG
- a CDS encoding class I SAM-dependent methyltransferase, whose translation is MNYRQQETFLNQYAQVGVGMIALNLVFFGVLVNVTRRLLSWGNITKLTLLAIALSIAVFYLPKYLFLTIEEHKKYSWTIRIRWILGGLFLLSTPLVGRSLKDCGLMVGAAGFVLSTNWAVREVFRQVQRKQKKPELLSYIPFVYAAGDSLGLGLLLSNKVLTLETGVLLTAMAVHLLILLLSQKQLALIPVIVIGVAGLLWFVGGQGPHIGSVTSWMIVSLALCWMARDRHRKNLEDMLFSLVDFTGETPEHIQEALLTSTGALAASWNAQPPTTPEELETWYRQNSGYYIYDLAQFHLAYKHIVFTLDVISQARGRVLDYGAGIGDLSLELAARGDREVTYFDVDGETQQFARWRARERKLRITFASDRRRLESQYDTIILLDVLEHLADPVETLEFLVSRLAPGGKLVASIAFGPTKAHPMHFDHDFDAKSWLRERGFFDAKTLSLRLFGSEAMRRSGVIIYQKKWTPQ